Proteins from a single region of Platichthys flesus chromosome 16, fPlaFle2.1, whole genome shotgun sequence:
- the tnnt1 gene encoding troponin T, slow skeletal muscle isoform X1 yields the protein MSDVEEEYEEQPDEAEEEPEEEQQEEEVEEDGVEEPEEFQDQEAPEEEEERPKPKPMVPQLAPKIPEGDRVDFDDIHRKRMEKDLLELHTLIDVHFEQRKKDEEELIGLKDRIENRRSERAEIQRVRTEKEKDRQNRIAEERQRKEEEDARRKADDDAKKKKVLSGMGANFGGFLTKAETRRGKRLTGLEIKKKTLSERRQPLSVDNLREDALKQQAQKLWDWIYQLESEKFDFMEYMKHQKYEIIVLLNRIQHAQKFKKVHGKGKVGGRWK from the exons ATGTCAGACGTGGAAGAAGAATACGA ggAGCAGCCAGACG AGGCCgaggaggagccggaggaggagcagcaggaggaggaggtggaggaggacggagtAG aggagccagaggagTTCCAGG ATCAAGAAGCTCCGGAGGAAG AGGAGGAGCGTCCCAAACCCAA gcCGATGGTGCCTCAGCTCGCCCCGAAGATCCCTGAGGGAGACAGGGTGGATTTTGAT GACATCCACAGGAAGCGCATGGAGAAGGATCTGCTGGAGCTGCACACTCTGATCGATGTCCACtttgagcagaggaagaaggacGAGGAAGAGCTGATCGGCCTCAAAGACAGAATA GAGAACCGTCGTTCAGAGCGAGCTGAGATCCAGAGGGTTCgaacagagaaggagaaggaccGACAAAACAGGATTgcg GAGGAGCGTcagagaaaggaggaagaggatgccAGGAGGAAGGCTGATGATGAcgccaagaagaagaaagtgctGTCTGGGATGGGAGCAAACTTCGGAGGCTTCCTGACCAAG GCTGAGACGAGGAGGGGCAAGCGTCTGACGGGTCTAGAGATCAAGAAGAAGACTCTGAGTGAGAGACGCCAGCCGCTGAGCGTGGACAACCTGAGGGAGGACGCCCTCAA GCAACAGGCCCAGAAGCTGTGGGACTGGATCTACCAGCTGGAGTCGGAGAAGTTTGACTTCATGGAGTACATGAAACACCAGAAATACGAG atcaTCGTGCTGCTCAACCGGATCCAACACGCTCAGAAGTT TAAAAAGGTCCACGGCAAAGGGAAGGTGGGCGGTCGCTGGAAGTGA
- the tnnt1 gene encoding troponin T, slow skeletal muscle isoform X2, producing MSDVEEEYEEQPDEAEEEPEEEQQEEEVEEDGVEEPEEFQEEERPKPKPMVPQLAPKIPEGDRVDFDDIHRKRMEKDLLELHTLIDVHFEQRKKDEEELIGLKDRIENRRSERAEIQRVRTEKEKDRQNRIAEERQRKEEEDARRKADDDAKKKKVLSGMGANFGGFLTKAETRRGKRLTGLEIKKKTLSERRQPLSVDNLREDALKQQAQKLWDWIYQLESEKFDFMEYMKHQKYEIIVLLNRIQHAQKFKKVHGKGKVGGRWK from the exons ATGTCAGACGTGGAAGAAGAATACGA ggAGCAGCCAGACG AGGCCgaggaggagccggaggaggagcagcaggaggaggaggtggaggaggacggagtAG aggagccagaggagTTCCAGG AGGAGGAGCGTCCCAAACCCAA gcCGATGGTGCCTCAGCTCGCCCCGAAGATCCCTGAGGGAGACAGGGTGGATTTTGAT GACATCCACAGGAAGCGCATGGAGAAGGATCTGCTGGAGCTGCACACTCTGATCGATGTCCACtttgagcagaggaagaaggacGAGGAAGAGCTGATCGGCCTCAAAGACAGAATA GAGAACCGTCGTTCAGAGCGAGCTGAGATCCAGAGGGTTCgaacagagaaggagaaggaccGACAAAACAGGATTgcg GAGGAGCGTcagagaaaggaggaagaggatgccAGGAGGAAGGCTGATGATGAcgccaagaagaagaaagtgctGTCTGGGATGGGAGCAAACTTCGGAGGCTTCCTGACCAAG GCTGAGACGAGGAGGGGCAAGCGTCTGACGGGTCTAGAGATCAAGAAGAAGACTCTGAGTGAGAGACGCCAGCCGCTGAGCGTGGACAACCTGAGGGAGGACGCCCTCAA GCAACAGGCCCAGAAGCTGTGGGACTGGATCTACCAGCTGGAGTCGGAGAAGTTTGACTTCATGGAGTACATGAAACACCAGAAATACGAG atcaTCGTGCTGCTCAACCGGATCCAACACGCTCAGAAGTT TAAAAAGGTCCACGGCAAAGGGAAGGTGGGCGGTCGCTGGAAGTGA
- the syt5a gene encoding synaptotagmin Va isoform X1, with the protein MRLVSMAGVRLRRAVEKEEERERPAPPPPSHHSNKQFESMKSKFFNELTHLPNHKLNMPMWAVGAIVVVVLALIACMGFCIYRKCFNKGSKPKKVRERKGGRGRRKKDKEGEEGDGKKEGEDGKEEEEKESFGKLEYSLDYNFTDNMLIVGILQAQDLPAMDMGGTSDPYVKVYMLPDKKKKFETKVQRKNLCPVFNETFSFKIPYTELGGQTLVLQVFDFDRFGKHDNIGEIKIPMNSIDLAQPINEWKDLVGGEKEEIEKLGDVCISLRYVPTAGKLTVNIMEAKNLKKMDVGGLSDPFVKVVLQLNGKRLKKKKTSVKQNTLNPYFNESFSFEIPFSQIQKLQVVITVYDYDKLGSNDAIGKCWMGYGASGVGLRHWSEMLANPRRPVAQWHTLQPEEEVDAALKAPIR; encoded by the exons ATGCGATTGGTCAGCATGGCGGGAGTGCGGCTCCGCCGGGCGGtcgagaaggaggaggagagggagcgtccggcgccccccccgccctcacACCACTCCAACAAGCAGTTTGAAAGCATGAAGAGCAAGTTCTTCAATGAGCTCACACACCTGCCAA atcATAAACTCAACA TGCCCATGTGGGCAGTGGGAGCCATCGTGGTCGTGGTCCTCGCCCTCATCGCCTGCATGGGATTCTGTATCTACAGGAAGTGCTTCAACAAGGGCAGCAAGCCCAAGAAGGTCCGCGAGAGGAAGGGAGGACGAGGGCGCAGAAAGAAGGacaaggagggagaggagggcgatGGGAAGAAG GAAGGAGAAGAtggaaaggaagaagaggagaaggagtccTTTGGTAAACTGGAGTACTCACTGGACTATAACTTCACTGATAACATG ttgaTCGTGGGCATCCTCCAGGCACAGGACCTCCCTGCTATGGACATGGGGGGGACCTCAGACCCCTACGTCAAGGTCTACATGCTGCCcgacaagaagaagaagtttgagACCAAAGTTCAGCGCAAGAACCTGTGTCCAGTGTTCAACGAGACCTTCTCCTTCAAG ATTCCCTACACCGAGCTGGGGGGGCAGACTCTGGTGCTGCAGGTGTTTGACTTTGACCGTTTTGGTAAACACGACAACATTGGCGAGATCAAGATCCCCATGAACAGCATCGACCTGGCTCAGCCCATCAACGAATGGAAAGATCTGGtcggaggagagaaagaggag ATAGAGAAGCTGGGCGATGTCTGTATTTCCCTTCGTTACGTCCCCACCGCCGGGAAGCTAACAGTCAACATCATGGAAGCCAAGAACCTGAAGAAGATGGACGTCGGGGGCCTGTCAG ATCCCTTCGTCAAGGTGGTGCTGCAGCTCAACGGCAAAcgcctgaagaagaagaagacgtcggTGAAGCAGAACACTCTGAACCCTTACTTCAACGAGAGCTTCAGCTTCGAGATCCCGTTCTCCCAGATCCAG AAACTCCAGGTGGTGATCACCGTGTACGACTACGACAAGCTGGGCAGCAACGACGCCATCGGCAAGTGCTGGATGGGCTACGGCGCCTCGGGCGTGGGCCTGCGCCACTGGTCGGAGATGCTGGCCAATCCCAGGCGTCCTGTGGCCCAGTGGCACACGCtgcagccggaggaggaggtggacgcCGCTCTGAAGGCCCCGATtcgctga
- the syt5a gene encoding synaptotagmin Va isoform X2, whose product MRLVSMAGVRLRRAVEKEEERERPAPPPPSHHSNKQFESMKSKFFNELTHLPMPMWAVGAIVVVVLALIACMGFCIYRKCFNKGSKPKKVRERKGGRGRRKKDKEGEEGDGKKEGEDGKEEEEKESFGKLEYSLDYNFTDNMLIVGILQAQDLPAMDMGGTSDPYVKVYMLPDKKKKFETKVQRKNLCPVFNETFSFKIPYTELGGQTLVLQVFDFDRFGKHDNIGEIKIPMNSIDLAQPINEWKDLVGGEKEEIEKLGDVCISLRYVPTAGKLTVNIMEAKNLKKMDVGGLSDPFVKVVLQLNGKRLKKKKTSVKQNTLNPYFNESFSFEIPFSQIQKLQVVITVYDYDKLGSNDAIGKCWMGYGASGVGLRHWSEMLANPRRPVAQWHTLQPEEEVDAALKAPIR is encoded by the exons ATGCGATTGGTCAGCATGGCGGGAGTGCGGCTCCGCCGGGCGGtcgagaaggaggaggagagggagcgtccggcgccccccccgccctcacACCACTCCAACAAGCAGTTTGAAAGCATGAAGAGCAAGTTCTTCAATGAGCTCACACACCTGCCAA TGCCCATGTGGGCAGTGGGAGCCATCGTGGTCGTGGTCCTCGCCCTCATCGCCTGCATGGGATTCTGTATCTACAGGAAGTGCTTCAACAAGGGCAGCAAGCCCAAGAAGGTCCGCGAGAGGAAGGGAGGACGAGGGCGCAGAAAGAAGGacaaggagggagaggagggcgatGGGAAGAAG GAAGGAGAAGAtggaaaggaagaagaggagaaggagtccTTTGGTAAACTGGAGTACTCACTGGACTATAACTTCACTGATAACATG ttgaTCGTGGGCATCCTCCAGGCACAGGACCTCCCTGCTATGGACATGGGGGGGACCTCAGACCCCTACGTCAAGGTCTACATGCTGCCcgacaagaagaagaagtttgagACCAAAGTTCAGCGCAAGAACCTGTGTCCAGTGTTCAACGAGACCTTCTCCTTCAAG ATTCCCTACACCGAGCTGGGGGGGCAGACTCTGGTGCTGCAGGTGTTTGACTTTGACCGTTTTGGTAAACACGACAACATTGGCGAGATCAAGATCCCCATGAACAGCATCGACCTGGCTCAGCCCATCAACGAATGGAAAGATCTGGtcggaggagagaaagaggag ATAGAGAAGCTGGGCGATGTCTGTATTTCCCTTCGTTACGTCCCCACCGCCGGGAAGCTAACAGTCAACATCATGGAAGCCAAGAACCTGAAGAAGATGGACGTCGGGGGCCTGTCAG ATCCCTTCGTCAAGGTGGTGCTGCAGCTCAACGGCAAAcgcctgaagaagaagaagacgtcggTGAAGCAGAACACTCTGAACCCTTACTTCAACGAGAGCTTCAGCTTCGAGATCCCGTTCTCCCAGATCCAG AAACTCCAGGTGGTGATCACCGTGTACGACTACGACAAGCTGGGCAGCAACGACGCCATCGGCAAGTGCTGGATGGGCTACGGCGCCTCGGGCGTGGGCCTGCGCCACTGGTCGGAGATGCTGGCCAATCCCAGGCGTCCTGTGGCCCAGTGGCACACGCtgcagccggaggaggaggtggacgcCGCTCTGAAGGCCCCGATtcgctga
- the LOC133970621 gene encoding ferritin, middle subunit isoform X2 yields the protein MSLLLYTYTSMAFYFSRDDVALPGFAHFFKENIGEEREHAEKLMSFQNNRGGRIFLQDVKKPARDEWGSGLEAMQCALQLEKSVNQALLDLHKLASKHNDPHLCDFLETHYLNEQVEAIKKLGDHISNLTRMDANTNKMAEYLFDKHTLGGSS from the exons ATGTCTTTACTTctatacacatacacatccaTG GCCTTCTACTTCTCCCGTGATGACGTGGCCCTCCCCGGCTTCGCCCACTTCTTCAAGGAGAACATCGGCGAGGAGCGGGAGCACGCCGAGAAGCTGATGTCCTTCCAGAACAACAGAGGAGGACGCATCTTCCTCCAGGACGTCAAG AAACCGGCTCGTGATGAGTGGGGCAGCGGCCTGGAGGCCATGCAGTGCgctctgcagctggagaagagCGTCAACCAGGCTCTGCTGGACCTGCACAAACTGGCGTCCAAGCACAACGACCCTCAC ctgTGTGACTTCCTGGAGACCCACTACCTGAACGAGCAGGTGGAGGCCATCAAGAAGCTGGGCGACCACATCAGCAACCTCACCCGCATGGACGCCAACACCAACAAGATGGCGGAGTACCTGTTTGATAAGCACACCCTGGGCGGCTCCAGCTAA
- the LOC133970621 gene encoding ferritin, middle subunit isoform X1: MESQVRQNYHPECEAAINKMVNMELFASYTYTSMAFYFSRDDVALPGFAHFFKENIGEEREHAEKLMSFQNNRGGRIFLQDVKKPARDEWGSGLEAMQCALQLEKSVNQALLDLHKLASKHNDPHLCDFLETHYLNEQVEAIKKLGDHISNLTRMDANTNKMAEYLFDKHTLGGSS; encoded by the exons ATGGAGTCTCAAGTGCGTCAGAACTACCACCCGGAGTGCGAGGCCGCCATCAACAAGATGGTCAACATGGAGCTGTTCGCCTCCTACACGTACACATCCATG GCCTTCTACTTCTCCCGTGATGACGTGGCCCTCCCCGGCTTCGCCCACTTCTTCAAGGAGAACATCGGCGAGGAGCGGGAGCACGCCGAGAAGCTGATGTCCTTCCAGAACAACAGAGGAGGACGCATCTTCCTCCAGGACGTCAAG AAACCGGCTCGTGATGAGTGGGGCAGCGGCCTGGAGGCCATGCAGTGCgctctgcagctggagaagagCGTCAACCAGGCTCTGCTGGACCTGCACAAACTGGCGTCCAAGCACAACGACCCTCAC ctgTGTGACTTCCTGGAGACCCACTACCTGAACGAGCAGGTGGAGGCCATCAAGAAGCTGGGCGACCACATCAGCAACCTCACCCGCATGGACGCCAACACCAACAAGATGGCGGAGTACCTGTTTGATAAGCACACCCTGGGCGGCTCCAGCTAA
- the aldh16a1 gene encoding aldehyde dehydrogenase family 16 member A1, producing the protein MAASSTSTVFSIFQNMEYGPAAASGCATAQAWLEHHSRSLGLFMDGKFVRPADRGTRSLTDSKGGDVCSLVCAAEDDVSQCAASAVTGQRAWSGMTCYTRAKVLLRLVSVLGQHAQCVSELCELCEASCSSSALVRLLQYYSSWAQLRDTLIPGWTPLGVVAVVVSDDCSLYSLMLRVLPALAMGNAVIVVPGQSSAPPALLLAQLFTGAGLPAGALNVLTGSDTLLGAKVAQNPSISYVTYSGNKQDGVMLCKATAGMGVPVSVFPGVGATCPFVIFESADIDSAVDGVIEAAFKKKKEVHWVLCVQESVLDGVVARLRLRMAGRKCVALPSGADRVLVEAAVQEAQQQGATLVQSCAVPPSGDLYPPTVLCGAAPSSPFVVNPSPGPLLPLMTFRSNTEAVTLGNHSPHGLAASIWTEDLTLALETAKSLSVGSVWVNSHSVSDPCLPVSGHKDSGTCTDGGQEGLYQFLRPPCSSSPLPRSTPVSMDYTKFGTAASPKIIPDDSDAASAPKSYLQFVGGKACKSESGCSVAVQPPGGGGVLAYCPDGGRKDVRNAVEAAIKVQPGWMKKSPSARAQSLYSLAKALESKRREVAASISVHAALPAGAAEKEADLSIARLSDWAAYCDKFQGATLPMPQSGSALSIPEALGVVGIVLPDENPLLSLVTLLGAAIATGNAVIMVPSQKYPLAALAFIQVLQASDLPAGLVNVISGSRDQLTVALANHSVIKAVWYWGSAEGCQFLQYSCTSPLKTLQLVCQEVEGDAGRDWTQSHPSLLEELWRNAVQWKSVWIPTA; encoded by the exons atggctgccagcagcaccagcacagTGTTCAGCATCTTCCAGAACATGGAGTACGGACCTGCAGCCGCTTCCGGCTGCGCCACGGCTCAG GCCTGGTTGGAGCATCACTCTCGTTCTCTGGGTCTGTTCATGGACGGCAAGTTCGTCCGCCCGGCCGACCGAGGGACTCGCTCCCTGACCGACTCCAAAG GTGGGGACGTGTGCAGCCTGGTGTGTGCTGCTGAGGACGATGTGTCCCAGTGCGCCGCCTCGGCTGTTACTGGCCAGCGAGCCTGGAGTGGGATGACGTGCTACACCAGAGCCAAAGTTCTGCTCAG GCTGGTGAGCGTCCTCGGCCAGCACGCCcagtgtgtgtcggagctgtgCGAGCTGTGTGAGGCGTCCTGCTCGTCCTCCGCCCTGGTCCGCCTGCTGCAGTACTACAGCAGCTGGGCTCAGCTCCGGGACACGCTCATCCCCGGCTGGACTCCTCTGG GTGTGGTGGCTGTTGTTGTCTCTGATGACTGTTCTCTTTATTCCCTGATGCTCCGAGTCCTGCCAGCTCTGGCCATGG GAAACGCTGTCATCGTTGTGCCTGGTCAGAGCTCCGCCCCTCCGGCGCTCCTATTGGCTCAGCTCTTTACAGGTGCTGGACTTCCTGCTGGGGCTCTTAATGTtttaacaggaagtgacacgctGCTCGGGGCCAAAGTGGCCCAGAATCCGAGCATCAGCTACGTCACCTACTCTGGCAACAAGCAG GACGGAGTGATGCTGTGCAAGGCCACAGCTGGGATGGGTGTCCCCGTCTCTGTCTTCCCCGGCGTCGGGGCCACATGTCCCTTCGTCATCTTTGAGTCGGCTGACATCGACAGCGCTGTGGATGGAGTGATAGAGGCAGCcttcaaaaagaagaaagag GTCCACTGGgtgttgtgtgtgcaggagAGTGTGTTGGACGGCGTTGTGGCCCGTCTCAGGCTGCGTATGGCCGGGAGGAAGTGTGTTGCTCTGCCCAGCGGGGCAGACCGAGTCCTGGTGGAGGCTGCAGTACAGGAGGCCCAGCAGCAGGGGGCCACG TTGGTCCAGTCCTGTGCTGTTCCTCCGTCAGGTGACCTGTACCCTCCCACCGTTCTCTGTGGGGccgccccctcctctccttttgTGGTCAACCCTTCTCCTGGACCGCTGCTCCCTCTCATGACCTTCAGGAGCAACACAGAAGCAGTGACGCTGG GGAACCACAGTCCTCACGGCCTGGCAGCCTCCATCTGGACTGAAGACCTCACTCTGGCTCTTGAGACGGCAAAGAG TCTGTCAGTCGGCTCTGTGTGGGTGAACTCCCACTCGGTGTCAGACCCTTGTCTTCCTGTCTCCGGTCACAAAGACTCCGGCACCTGCACCGATGGAGGACAGGAG gGCTTGTACCAGTTTCTACGCCcgccctgctcctcctctcctctgcctcgcTCCACCCCTGTGTCTATGGACTACACTAAGTTTGGAACAGCCGCGTCTCCAAAGATAATTCCTGATGATTCAGACGCTGCCAG tgctcCGAAGTCCTACCTGCAGTTTGTTGGAGGCAAGGCATGCAAATCCGAGTCAGGCTGCAGTGTAGCCGTGCAACCACCAGGAGGTGGCGGTGTGTTGGCCTACTGTCCAGACGGAGGTCGGAAAGATGTGAGGAATGCTGTGGAGGCTGCGATCAAAGTGCAGCCCGG ctggaTGAAGAAGAGTCCGTCAGCACGCGCTCAGTCGCTCTACTCTCTGGCCAAGGCCCTGGAGTCAAAGAGGCGAGAGGTCGCTGCGTCCATCAGCGTCCACGCCGCCCTGCCCGCTGGGGCGGCGGAGAAGGAGGCGGACCTCAGCATCGCGAGGCTCAGTGATTGGGCAGCGTACTGTGACAAGTTCCAAGGAGCAACTCTG cccaTGCCACAGTCTGGCTCCGCCCTCTCCATCCCTGAAGCCCTCGGAGTCGTGGGCATCGTCCTCCCAGATGAgaaccccctcctctccctggtGACACTGCTCGGGGCAGCCATAGCCACTGGGAACGCCGTCATCATGGTGCCCAGTCAGAAGTATCCACTGGCAGCCCTGGCCTTCATTCAG GTCCTCCAGGCCTCAGACCTGCCTGCAGGTTTGGTAAATGTCATTTCAGGAAGTAGGGACCAGCTGACCGTGGCTCTGGCCAATCACAGCGTCATCAAGGCCGTCTGGTACTGGGGCAGTGCTGAG ggcTGTCAGTTCCTCCAGTACTCCTGCACCAGCCCTCTCAAAACCCTGCAGCTCGTCTGCCAGGAGGTCGAGGGAGACGCTGGGAGGGACTGGACCCAGTCGCATCCTTCACTGCTTGAGGAACTGTGGAGAAACGCTGTGCAGTGGAAGAGTGTGTGGATTCCCACAGCGTGA